The DNA segment CCCATACCCGCTGGTCGCCTGGGGCTCGGGTTCGGGCCAGCCGAACCCTCTGGGTGGCTGCGGGCGTCTCTGTCGGTATCTGGCTGAGCACCTACCTGCCCGGCGCGCCGGTGGGCTGGCAGCAACAGGCGGCCATGTTTGGGGTGTGGAGCTGGAGCCTTCTGGTGGCGGCGCTGACCTTCCGGCAGGCACCCGTCTGGCTGTTGAGCCTCTTCGCCTTTGGGCAGATCAAATATGGCGTGTGGACGGTCACGGCCTGGCTGGTCTTCTGGCGCAACACCGGGCTGGTCTACGGCGCCCCCCTGTTCACCTTCGACAGTGTCTTCATGACCCTGACCCACCTGGGCCTGATTGCCCAGGGTGTGGTGCTGCTCACCTATTTCCGCCCAAACCTGCGCGCGGCGGCCATCGCCTTCCTCTGGTTCGCCCTGAGCGACTTCGTGGACTATGGCCTGGGCTACTATCCGGCCATCCCCGAGCAGTTTATTCCGCTGCCCATCATGCAGTGGAGCACAGTGGCCATGACCGGCCTGCTGAGCGCCCTCTTGGTGTGGCTGGCGCGCCGCCCGGTTGAGGATCCGTTGGGCGGGATGGAGCACGCAGGCGCATCTCAACCCATCGGATGACAACTTGGGCGCCATTTTGGTGTTATACATTCTTGCAGGGGCATGCGGGCTGCCCATGGGAGGCTGTCCCAGGCGCGGCGGGCCCCTGCCCGTGGGAGGGAGCACGGACTCCTGGATGAACCATGCGTGATGATCTGAAAGACGATTTGTACGGGACGCGACCACCGTCATCTAGAGCAGAAAGAAGAGATTCATTGACTCAAGAAGCCATCAATCCAAAGATTCAAGAGCTGCGTGAACGCAAAGCGGCGGCCAAAATGGGAGGTGGCGAAGAGCGGATCGCTCGCCAGCATGCCAAAGGGCGGATGACGGCCCGGGAACGGCTTGAACTGCTGTTGGACAAGGGCAGCTTCCGCGAGCTGGACGTCTTCGTTACCCACAACTGCAATGATTTTGGCCTGGCCGACCAGAAGATCCCCGGCGATGGGGTGGTGACCGGCTACGGCACCATCAACGGCCGCCTGGTCTTCGTCTATTCCCAGGACTTCACCGTCTTCGGCGGGAGCGTCAGCCGCAGCCATGCCGCCAAGATCTGCAAGGTGATGGACATGGCCATGCGCAACGGCGCGCCCATCATCGGCCTGAACGATTCCGGCGGCGCCCGCATCCAAGAGGGGGTCTTCAGCCTGGCCGGCTACGCGGAGATCTTCTACCGCAACGTCATCGCCTCGGGTGTGGTGCCCCAGATCAGCGTGATCATGGGGCCGTGCGCCGGCGGCGCAGTCTACAGCCCCGCCATCACCGACTTCGTG comes from the Litorilinea aerophila genome and includes:
- a CDS encoding DUF1405 domain-containing protein; its protein translation is MWSRTWWQGQIAWLHSLIARPELLTLFLVIDVAAYFGGLLYWYGYVMADPTTPLWVWPFIPDCPLFGLLGGIGLLMATAHTRWSPGARVRASRTLWVAAGVSVGIWLSTYLPGAPVGWQQQAAMFGVWSWSLLVAALTFRQAPVWLLSLFAFGQIKYGVWTVTAWLVFWRNTGLVYGAPLFTFDSVFMTLTHLGLIAQGVVLLTYFRPNLRAAAIAFLWFALSDFVDYGLGYYPAIPEQFIPLPIMQWSTVAMTGLLSALLVWLARRPVEDPLGGMEHAGASQPIG